A region of Vibrio tubiashii ATCC 19109 DNA encodes the following proteins:
- a CDS encoding VOC family protein, protein MKMNHVGIMVGDMDKAVEFYTQALGLKIVMNNTKVVEERETAIGRMCIAVFGEGFKGFNIAHLVTTDGIGVELFEMKERQERHEVDFSRLGIFHFCLQTDDFEGVMEKVEQFGGKVRMDVMRYHPEDDTKPAKMVYLEDPFGNLFELYSHTYEETYASDYE, encoded by the coding sequence ATGAAAATGAATCACGTTGGTATCATGGTGGGTGATATGGACAAAGCGGTTGAGTTTTACACTCAAGCGTTAGGCCTTAAGATTGTCATGAATAACACTAAAGTCGTTGAAGAGCGCGAAACGGCTATTGGTCGTATGTGTATCGCCGTATTTGGTGAGGGTTTTAAAGGCTTCAATATTGCTCACTTGGTGACAACTGATGGTATCGGTGTTGAGTTATTTGAGATGAAGGAGCGTCAAGAACGCCATGAGGTCGACTTCTCACGTTTAGGCATCTTCCATTTCTGTTTACAAACTGATGATTTCGAAGGCGTAATGGAAAAGGTCGAGCAGTTTGGTGGCAAAGTACGTATGGATGTGATGCGCTATCACCCAGAAGACGACACTAAGCCTGCAAAAATGGTTTACCTAGAAGACCCGTTTGGCAATCTATTTGAGTTGTACTCTCACACCTACGAAGAGACATATGCATCAGACTACGAGTAA
- a CDS encoding nuclear transport factor 2 family protein, which translates to MSQAVLEACQAGITAWKHAFNNQDAKGCAEQYQEGTIMHAKPFGRFEGREQIQAFWQNIIDQGFSDVAYTETRWEKVDESSYILTSNWTMNKAFGVVHKEVWTIQDDGKARLTYDEFEVQGER; encoded by the coding sequence ATGAGTCAAGCCGTATTAGAAGCCTGTCAGGCAGGCATAACAGCGTGGAAACACGCTTTCAACAACCAAGATGCAAAGGGCTGTGCGGAGCAGTACCAAGAAGGCACGATTATGCATGCCAAACCTTTTGGTCGTTTTGAAGGCCGAGAGCAGATCCAAGCCTTTTGGCAAAACATCATTGACCAAGGTTTCAGCGACGTTGCGTACACAGAGACAAGATGGGAAAAAGTGGATGAGAGCAGTTATATTCTGACGTCAAATTGGACGATGAACAAAGCATTCGGTGTGGTTCACAAGGAAGTATGGACAATTCAAGATGATGGTAAGGCTCGCTTAACTTACGACGAGTTTGAAGTACAAGGTGAACGTTAG